A DNA window from candidate division WOR-3 bacterium contains the following coding sequences:
- a CDS encoding FAD-binding oxidoreductase, giving the protein MRKTADAIIIGAGIIGAATGYYLAKKKIKVLVIEKNYPCAGSTGRCIGGIRQQYTHPLSILVMKQSVKIFSNLKEELGKDVEWYQGGYLFLAHSEEKKQTYLKAIEIQKQFGLPVRFVSVDDCAQIVKGLNTQDLLGGAYCPTDGQANPFATTYGYLEAIKKQKGRILTNTRVIKINTSQNKVLSVVTEKNEEYFAPIIVNAAGPWAKDVAKMVGLDVPIVPERHESLVTEATERLFDPMLVDYRPDGCYFIQNYGTGHFIGCYTPIPNVPGYDINASSEFITEMPRRMARLVPKLKGIKIIRQWAGSYEMTPDGNPIVDRTPIEGFYISAGMCGHGFMFGPALGKFLAELITKGKSPIPLDDFALRRQFTKTEAMK; this is encoded by the coding sequence ATGAGAAAGACCGCTGATGCAATTATAATAGGCGCCGGGATTATCGGAGCGGCAACCGGTTATTATTTGGCAAAGAAAAAAATCAAAGTTTTAGTGATTGAGAAAAATTATCCTTGTGCAGGTTCGACAGGTAGATGTATTGGTGGTATTCGTCAACAATATACCCATCCATTATCAATTTTAGTAATGAAACAAAGTGTAAAAATTTTTTCGAACTTAAAAGAAGAACTGGGGAAAGATGTTGAATGGTATCAAGGCGGCTATCTTTTCCTTGCTCATTCCGAAGAAAAAAAACAAACTTATCTTAAGGCGATTGAAATACAAAAACAATTCGGATTACCCGTAAGATTTGTCAGTGTTGATGATTGTGCTCAAATTGTAAAGGGTCTAAATACGCAAGACCTTTTAGGTGGTGCATATTGTCCGACCGATGGCCAAGCCAATCCATTCGCAACTACTTACGGATACTTAGAAGCGATAAAAAAACAAAAAGGACGGATTCTAACTAATACAAGAGTTATAAAGATTAACACAAGTCAAAATAAAGTTTTGTCAGTTGTTACAGAAAAAAATGAAGAATATTTCGCACCGATAATAGTAAATGCAGCGGGACCTTGGGCAAAAGATGTTGCTAAAATGGTGGGATTAGATGTTCCTATAGTTCCAGAACGACACGAAAGTTTGGTTACTGAGGCGACTGAACGATTGTTTGACCCAATGTTAGTTGATTATCGTCCAGATGGATGTTATTTTATTCAGAATTATGGCACAGGTCATTTTATTGGTTGTTATACTCCAATTCCTAATGTACCTGGATATGATATTAACGCTTCCAGTGAATTTATTACTGAGATGCCAAGGAGGATGGCCAGACTCGTTCCAAAATTAAAAGGAATTAAAATAATCAGACAATGGGCAGGAAGTTATGAAATGACTCCGGATGGCAATCCAATTGTTGACAGGACACCGATTGAAGGATTTTATATTTCAGCCGGAATGTGCGGCCATGGGTTTATGTTTGGACCTGCACTTGGTAAATTTTTAGCTGAACTAATTACAAAAGGAAAGAGTCCGATTCCTTTAGATGATTTTGCTTTACGCCGTCAATTCACTAAGACCGAAGCAATGAAGTGA
- a CDS encoding (2Fe-2S)-binding protein: MKKTIVICRCEEVTEKEIIAVIKKGYTSLEEIKRILRCGMGHCQGKGCLMLIARILSQMTGQSIEKIKFPTSRPPLKPIPIEVLAKYSTETSRG; the protein is encoded by the coding sequence ATGAAAAAAACAATAGTTATTTGTCGTTGTGAAGAAGTAACGGAAAAGGAAATTATTGCAGTAATTAAAAAGGGTTATACTAGTTTAGAGGAGATAAAGCGAATTTTGAGATGTGGTATGGGACACTGTCAAGGAAAGGGTTGTCTAATGCTGATTGCACGAATTTTAAGCCAAATGACCGGTCAATCTATTGAAAAAATTAAGTTTCCAACTTCACGTCCACCGCTGAAACCGATTCCAATAGAGGTTTTAGCAAAATATTCTACGGAAACATCACGGGGATAG
- the sppA gene encoding signal peptide peptidase SppA has protein sequence MSIFLCIFLISSSPLSVATTDDALAILANPAGLGVNRDFNFYYLYNFTDRNLWDNQSFILQTSNLGISYIDNKDFRISSGNKFSDGIFGGLTYRKIKNFSFWDAGIIIRPHKFISIGAVIQSIGKTVPNQYVVGIGVRPFSNRYTITCDAYSDNWYRPTLGIEAEPISGIEIKGKINTYGEFSVKAGISFGKFGLGSIVNSPTKKWLPIWSGYLRLNSQDRRRLIPSSKCFLEMKLSGRITDQKPGFSLLGNPVKHTTYEILNTIKKARDDKDVIGIVLKLDGPDMSFAIAQEIKLALDDFKKSNKKIIVYAPSMGIKDYYLVCGADEIITHPLGEVVIPGIFSRPMLLKGTLDKVGVEVDYERIGKYKSAPETFTSDSLSAVTREVINSILDDYYQNLIKTIANERKFSEQEIENKINQGFFSSKEAKENKLIDHYCYEDELDSILKNKFKNFKKISASKYNKERKYIYDWYELPKIALVYAVGDIMTGESSTDPLTGSVTCGANTIVKAIRDARKDKNVKAIVLRVDSPGGDGFASDLIWRELSLAKEKKPVVVSMGPVSASGGYYISMAGDKIFASPATITGSIGVFSLKFVTQGLYTKLGVKTETIKRGEHADMFSPDRKFTEQEKDILKRQIQDFYAQFINKVAQHRNLTPEFVDSVGQGRVWTGNQARQCKLVDSLGGLLNALDFAKEKAKVNEVKIEFFPKRQKNLLDWAIRLVRLAINQ, from the coding sequence ATGTCTATTTTTTTATGTATTTTTTTAATAAGTAGTTCACCGCTATCAGTCGCAACTACAGATGATGCCTTAGCAATTTTAGCCAATCCTGCAGGTTTAGGCGTTAATCGCGATTTTAACTTTTATTATCTATATAATTTTACTGATAGAAATCTTTGGGACAATCAAAGTTTTATTTTACAAACAAGCAATTTGGGAATTTCCTACATTGATAATAAAGATTTTAGAATAAGTTCCGGGAATAAATTTTCAGATGGCATTTTTGGTGGTTTGACTTACCGAAAAATAAAAAACTTTAGTTTTTGGGATGCAGGTATAATTATACGGCCGCATAAATTTATATCTATAGGCGCAGTTATTCAAAGTATTGGGAAGACAGTACCAAATCAATATGTTGTTGGTATTGGAGTTAGACCTTTTTCCAATCGTTATACTATAACCTGTGATGCTTATAGCGATAATTGGTATAGACCAACTTTGGGAATAGAAGCCGAGCCGATTAGTGGAATTGAGATTAAAGGTAAAATAAATACTTATGGTGAGTTCTCAGTTAAAGCTGGTATCAGTTTTGGCAAATTTGGATTAGGGAGTATTGTAAATTCACCAACTAAAAAATGGTTACCGATTTGGTCAGGATATCTACGATTGAATAGCCAGGATAGAAGGCGACTCATTCCCTCTTCAAAGTGTTTTTTAGAAATGAAATTGAGCGGTAGAATTACTGACCAAAAACCAGGATTTAGTTTGTTGGGTAATCCAGTTAAACATACGACCTATGAGATTTTGAATACGATAAAAAAGGCAAGAGATGACAAAGATGTTATTGGCATAGTGCTTAAATTAGATGGGCCAGATATGAGTTTTGCCATCGCACAAGAAATAAAATTAGCCTTAGATGATTTCAAGAAATCTAACAAGAAAATTATTGTTTATGCACCCAGTATGGGAATAAAAGATTATTATCTTGTATGTGGTGCGGATGAAATTATTACTCATCCCTTAGGTGAAGTTGTAATTCCAGGGATATTTTCACGGCCGATGTTACTTAAAGGTACTTTGGATAAAGTTGGAGTTGAAGTAGATTATGAACGCATCGGAAAATATAAAAGTGCGCCAGAAACTTTTACCAGCGACTCTCTATCAGCGGTAACTCGAGAAGTAATTAATTCAATTCTTGATGATTATTATCAAAATCTTATCAAAACAATTGCAAATGAGCGTAAGTTTTCCGAACAAGAAATTGAGAATAAGATAAATCAAGGATTCTTTTCATCCAAGGAAGCCAAAGAAAATAAATTAATTGACCATTATTGTTATGAAGACGAACTTGATAGTATCTTAAAGAATAAATTTAAGAATTTTAAGAAAATTTCTGCATCTAAATATAATAAAGAAAGAAAGTATATTTATGATTGGTACGAACTACCTAAAATTGCCTTAGTCTATGCTGTCGGAGATATTATGACTGGTGAAAGTAGTACAGATCCTTTAACGGGAAGTGTTACCTGCGGTGCAAATACTATTGTTAAAGCCATTCGGGATGCACGAAAAGATAAAAATGTTAAGGCGATTGTTTTGCGCGTCGATTCTCCTGGTGGCGACGGTTTCGCTTCAGATTTAATCTGGCGGGAATTATCACTTGCCAAAGAAAAAAAGCCAGTGGTAGTCTCGATGGGACCTGTTTCTGCCTCTGGCGGTTATTATATTTCTATGGCAGGCGACAAAATATTTGCTTCACCAGCAACTATTACTGGTTCAATTGGCGTATTTTCGTTAAAATTTGTTACTCAAGGATTATATACAAAATTAGGTGTTAAAACTGAAACGATTAAAAGAGGCGAACATGCTGATATGTTTTCACCAGACCGAAAATTTACAGAACAAGAAAAAGATATCTTGAAAAGACAGATTCAAGACTTTTATGCACAATTTATTAATAAAGTTGCCCAACATCGAAACTTAACTCCTGAATTTGTTGATTCCGTAGGACAAGGTAGAGTTTGGACAGGAAATCAAGCAAGACAATGTAAATTGGTTGATTCTTTGGGTGGATTGCTCAATGCACTTGATTTTGCTAAGGAAAAGGCAAAAGTTAATGAAGTCAAAATTGAGTTTTTTCCTAAAAGACAAAAAAATTTACTTGACTGGGCAATAAGATTGGTGAGATTGGCTATTAATCAATAA
- a CDS encoding 4Fe-4S binding protein, with translation MAYQKTGVLTEKDLKQKYLLPSNERFDKGPVVIVECVEKIPCNPCVDACPKKVISIKGSINEIPKVNFDSCNGCGLCIARCPGLAIFVVHKNYNQKESAISLPYEFLPRPQKGQIVNALDRKGKVVCLGRVEKVIDTKAVDRCAIVTIAVPKKFYNKVRFFKMK, from the coding sequence ATGGCATATCAAAAAACTGGAGTTTTAACTGAAAAGGATTTAAAGCAAAAGTATTTATTACCATCAAATGAGCGATTTGATAAGGGACCGGTTGTAATAGTCGAATGTGTTGAAAAGATTCCGTGTAATCCTTGTGTTGATGCCTGTCCTAAAAAAGTTATTAGTATTAAAGGGAGTATTAATGAGATTCCTAAGGTTAATTTTGATAGTTGTAATGGTTGTGGTTTATGTATTGCTCGATGTCCGGGCTTAGCAATTTTTGTTGTTCATAAAAATTATAATCAAAAAGAATCAGCAATTTCCTTACCCTATGAATTTTTACCACGTCCTCAAAAAGGGCAGATAGTTAACGCCTTAGATAGAAAAGGTAAAGTTGTCTGTCTGGGTCGAGTGGAAAAAGTTATTGATACGAAAGCAGTTGACCGATGCGCAATAGTTACAATCGCAGTTCCCAAAAAGTTTTATAATAAAGTAAGATTTTTTAAGATGAAATAG
- a CDS encoding TrpB-like pyridoxal phosphate-dependent enzyme, with product MRAVNLSFNDIPKQWYNILADIGPDFPPPKDPPTGESRLANLPKILLAECLKQEMSTERWIDIPEELQQLYLQAARPRPLFRAYNLEKKLDTPARLYYKGEFFSPTGSHKVNTALAQCYYAKKEGYKRVTTETGAGQWGTALAYAAALNGLKCTIYWVRAVHNWKLDRKNFMQLLGAEVYASPSPKTKFGRSLYQKNKNHPGSLGIAITEGVEDAKNDPEAIYCLGSVLNHVLLHQTIIGLETQKQFEIFGDYPDIMISCLGGGSNFGGFVLPFVGDVLTKGKKIKFIAAQSQSAPNLQGEYKYDFADYGELTPLLKMYTLGHKIKMKPIKGDGLRYHGCSPIISYLRHKGLIDTVAYPSDEKYVFQQARIFIETEGYLPAPESAYSICCAIDQALEAKKRGEKKVIAFNVSGHGFMDIPGYREVIKLK from the coding sequence ATACGAGCAGTGAATCTTAGTTTTAATGATATTCCTAAACAATGGTATAATATTCTTGCTGATATTGGACCAGATTTTCCTCCACCAAAAGACCCACCTACAGGTGAATCGAGACTGGCTAATTTACCTAAAATACTTTTAGCTGAGTGTCTTAAACAAGAAATGTCTACCGAACGCTGGATTGATATTCCTGAAGAATTACAACAGTTATATCTTCAAGCGGCTCGACCCAGACCATTATTTAGAGCATATAATTTGGAAAAGAAATTAGATACACCTGCCCGTTTATATTACAAAGGCGAATTTTTTTCACCGACCGGAAGTCATAAAGTTAATACTGCATTGGCTCAATGTTATTATGCTAAAAAAGAAGGTTATAAAAGAGTTACGACTGAGACTGGTGCTGGTCAATGGGGGACTGCTTTAGCATATGCGGCAGCACTTAATGGATTGAAATGCACAATTTACTGGGTTAGGGCAGTTCATAATTGGAAATTAGACCGAAAGAATTTTATGCAACTATTAGGTGCGGAAGTATATGCGTCGCCCAGTCCGAAAACCAAATTTGGCCGGTCGCTGTATCAAAAAAATAAGAATCATCCCGGTTCTTTAGGCATTGCGATTACTGAGGGCGTTGAAGATGCCAAAAATGACCCTGAAGCGATTTATTGTTTAGGGTCAGTATTAAATCATGTTTTATTACACCAAACAATAATAGGTTTAGAGACTCAAAAACAATTTGAGATTTTTGGTGATTATCCAGATATTATGATAAGTTGCCTTGGAGGCGGTTCTAATTTCGGTGGTTTTGTTTTACCGTTTGTCGGCGATGTGCTAACTAAAGGTAAAAAGATAAAATTTATTGCGGCTCAAAGTCAATCCGCACCAAATCTTCAAGGTGAATACAAATACGATTTCGCTGACTACGGAGAATTAACGCCACTTTTGAAAATGTATACTTTGGGTCATAAAATAAAAATGAAGCCAATTAAGGGCGACGGTCTTCGTTATCATGGCTGTTCGCCTATTATTAGTTATCTGCGACATAAAGGCCTAATTGATACGGTTGCTTATCCTAGTGATGAGAAATATGTTTTTCAACAAGCGCGCATATTTATTGAGACCGAAGGCTATTTACCGGCGCCAGAATCTGCTTATTCAATTTGCTGTGCAATTGACCAAGCATTAGAAGCCAAAAAGCGTGGAGAAAAGAAAGTAATTGCATTTAATGTCTCTGGTCATGGCTTTATGGATATTCCTGGTTATCGGGAAGTTATTAAGTTGAAATAA
- a CDS encoding fibronectin type III domain-containing protein, producing the protein MTRKFIAVFWVIFILFLFFVNCEKVTAPSAPTNLKLVGTDNGLKVKLTWDAPTEATDGYYVYFKAAGSDTWQRIKLTGSTTTSYIHDPNKKTGDYKVTAYKGDEESDPTAIKTTIPKETPNITLNELNAAGNSGLGFTVTDGSAFTYSMTATDAASKVDF; encoded by the coding sequence ATGACTCGCAAATTCATTGCTGTCTTTTGGGTAATATTTATATTATTTTTATTTTTTGTTAATTGCGAAAAAGTCACTGCGCCGAGTGCACCCACTAATCTAAAACTTGTTGGTACGGATAATGGGTTAAAAGTTAAACTGACTTGGGATGCACCAACCGAAGCTACAGATGGTTATTATGTCTATTTCAAAGCCGCCGGTTCAGATACTTGGCAAAGAATAAAACTTACCGGCTCTACTACAACTTCATATATCCACGACCCCAACAAAAAGACAGGTGATTATAAAGTTACAGCATATAAAGGTGACGAGGAGTCCGATCCAACGGCAATTAAAACAACCATTCCTAAGGAAACACCAAATATTACATTGAATGAGTTAAATGCCGCAGGTAATAGCGGTTTAGGGTTTACCGTCACTGATGGTTCTGCATTCACCTATTCAATGACTGCAACTGATGCTGCAAGTAAAGTTGATTTTTA
- a CDS encoding CvpA family protein, with translation MIIDALIVLVIIGCIVNGIIKGFVKQLSITAGLMLGFYIASKQYPTLEKILFKTSQLTTVNKIICFIIIFIIVFILIYLLGLLLKKVVQLIMLGWLDKILGGVFGFVQGVIIIWLVLILALLVFPNTKYTIGRSIFAYKILKMGSNMTKMPIRPYRVKKDLTISLKLYKITINSNGNLNMRHCD, from the coding sequence ATGATAATTGATGCCCTTATTGTTTTAGTGATAATAGGTTGTATTGTAAATGGTATTATTAAAGGATTTGTTAAACAATTATCAATAACTGCAGGTCTAATGTTAGGGTTTTATATTGCTAGCAAACAATACCCAACATTAGAAAAAATATTGTTCAAAACTTCACAACTAACAACAGTTAATAAAATAATATGTTTTATCATTATTTTTATAATTGTTTTTATTCTGATATATTTATTGGGTTTATTATTGAAGAAGGTCGTCCAATTGATAATGTTGGGTTGGCTCGATAAAATTTTAGGAGGAGTCTTCGGGTTTGTTCAAGGAGTAATCATAATTTGGTTAGTATTAATATTGGCGCTATTAGTTTTTCCTAACACTAAATATACGATTGGTCGTTCAATTTTTGCATACAAAATTCTTAAAATGGGTTCAAATATGACCAAAATGCCGATAAGACCTTATCGGGTAAAAAAAGACTTGACAATTAGCCTTAAATTATATAAAATAACAATAAATAGCAATGGTAATCTAAATATGCGCCATTGCGATTAA
- the ndk gene encoding nucleoside-diphosphate kinase — MQKTLLLIKPDAVKNKHIGEIITEVEKEFEILDIKYTRLTKSQAKKFYAIHKNKDFFKGLIEFITSGPIVALLLQGPNIQKRIREFIGDTDPKKAKRGTIRNRFGTSIQQNAVHASNPLENPEKEIKFFFPKVK, encoded by the coding sequence GTGCAAAAGACATTATTGTTGATTAAACCCGATGCAGTAAAGAATAAACACATCGGCGAAATAATTACTGAAGTCGAAAAAGAATTTGAGATTTTAGATATAAAATATACGCGTTTAACAAAATCTCAAGCCAAAAAGTTCTATGCAATCCACAAGAATAAAGATTTTTTTAAGGGGCTGATAGAGTTTATTACTTCTGGACCAATAGTTGCACTCCTTTTACAAGGACCTAATATTCAAAAAAGAATCCGAGAATTCATTGGTGATACTGACCCGAAAAAAGCAAAAAGAGGAACTATCAGAAATAGATTCGGCACATCAATTCAACAGAATGCAGTGCATGCTTCAAACCCTTTAGAAAATCCAGAAAAAGAAATAAAATTCTTTTTCCCAAAAGTTAAATAA